Genomic window (Sulfurovum riftiae):
TCTGCAAGTGCTTCTGAAAAGTTAACGCCGTTTTCTGTTCGGTTTTCACGTTCTCTATAGCGGTAGGCAGCTGCAATGGCGACCCCACGGGAGATGATCTCCCCTTCAATGCTTTTCCCTTCGTAAACGGCATCTTCCTTCTGCAGGACCTCGACCTCTTTGTCATCCTGCATCAGTTCGGTGAAAAGTGCTTCGAGTTTTTCTACAGCTTCTTTGGCATCTTTGCCCTGTGCCTGCAGTTCGAAGCTGTCCTCTTTTTCCAGACCCAGTGAGAGCAGCGTGTTGACGGTTTTGGCATTGACGGTTTTATGATTGCATATTGCCGTAATTTCGCAGGAGAAATTTTTTGCAAGGTTGACGAACTGCGCCACAGGACGCAGATGGAAGCCGTTACCCGAAGTAACGGTCAGCGTGGTACTCACCGGTTTGGAAAAAAAACGTGAAAAGAACCCCATGGACTATTTGTCATCCCTTACACAGCGCACATAGCGGTCGTAGTATTCGGAGGCTTTGGAGCTGGCACCGCGTTTGAAGTTCACGCCCCAGAAGGCATCATCCTCATCGGCGACATGTGTTTTGGTCCAGTAGAAGGATTCGTCTTCCACATAGGAGAAGGCTTTGAGTATGGCAGGGGAAACACGGCTGTAATCCACGATCGTAAGCAACTCATGGATCGTAGGCAGCCGCCAGTCCTCGAATCCGCCAAGTCTGAGCTCGCTGCAGTACTCTCTTGCCCGCGGTTGTGTGATCTTGGTCTCTCTGACATGGGGTGTGTCTTCCCACATCAGGCCGGTAGAAGTATCTCTGATCATCGTGATCTCCGCCATAGCGAACGCAGAGAGCGTTAAAAGGGTCAATAGGATTCTGGACATAATATTTCCTTTAAAAAGTCTTGATTAGTAAGAGTATATCAAAGATTTGTTATACTTAAAGATATTTATTCTAAATTAAACTATAGGAAAATGATTGAAATATCTGATCGATTTTATTGAAACAAAAGATGCAAGAAAGAGTGCTATCTACAAACATCTCAAGTGTACCAAAACAGAGGCGGACCTTGTGCAGTATGTCTGCCGCCGTTATGTCAAGGGGATGGAAGAGGTGCCTGTACTCGAACTGCTGCAGGACAACTTCTCCGAGAACGGATACGCCTACCTGAAGAGACTCGATCTGGTCAAGAATCTGATCGACCTGGGCTGGTTCATCCAGATGAGCTTCGGACAGGTCAAAGCGCACGACCCCTCACAGCTTGAACTGCTCAACACCTCCGTGACACCGAGTATCTCGCTGCTGAGACTGCTCGAAGAGGGCTCTCTGGAGCTCTCACTGCCCGAGGTCAAACCCTACACAGACCACCTGGAGTACCTGCAGGACCAGTTCGATATGGTCTCCCTGCTGCACAAGATCGCCACCTTCAAACAGGGCTTTGCCGACAACTCACTGAGTATCGGGCGCTTGAAGAATAAGTTGACGCTTTTGACAACACGTATCGAAGAGCGTGTCAAGATGACTGAGGCCCCTATTGTCGTAGAAGAGTTCTTCAAAGAGAAGGGACTGGACGAGAAGGAAAAGCGCATCTTCCTTGCGCTGCTCAAAGAGGAGTACAGCGGTGGGGAAGGGCAGTTCCGTGACATGAACACGCTCATCGAACTCATCTCTTTCGATGAGTACGAGAAGATCAAGAACCGTGCTCTGCTCGAGGACGGTGCCAAGCTCATTACCGAAGATATCATCGACTATGAGGAGATCCTCAACATGTTCGGCGGTGTCAGCCGTTCCTTCTATCTGCAGGAGGAGGTGATGCAGCGTATCATCCATCCCAAGAAAAAGAAGAAGGTCACCAAGCTCAAACTTGATGCGCTGGTACAGGAGCAGGACCTTTTCGAGTATCTCAAACCGGCTACGACGCTGGATGATGTCGTGCTTCATCCCAAAACAAGAGAGACGCTGAACAATGTTGTCAAACAGGTTGACAAAGAGGTCTTCAAGAAGCTTAAAGAGTGGGGCATCAAAGACAAGCGCAAAGGCATCGATGCGCGCATCATCTTCTACGGTGCAGCAGGGACGGGTAAAACGATGACGGCGATGAGCCTTGCCAAAACGCTCAAACGCCCCATCCTCTCCTTTGACTGTTCGAAGATCCTCTCCATGTACGTGGGTGAGAGCGAAAAGAATGTAAGACGTATCTTCGATGACTTTAAAGAGTTAAGCAAAAAAGCCAAAGTCGATCCTATTTTACTGCTGAACGAAGCGGACCAGTTCCTCAGCTCCCGAAGCGAAGGGGCAGGCTCCTCGGCAGACAAGATGCACAACCAGATGCAGAACATCTTCCTCGAACAGATAGAGAAGTTCGAAGGCATCCTGATCGCTACAACGAACCTGCTTGGAAATATCGACAAAGCCTTCTCCAGGCGTTTCAACTACAAGATCGAGTTCAAGAAACCCGGCAAAAAACAGCGCCTGAGACTCTGGCAGTTCATGCTCCCAGAAAAAGCGGACTATGCAGAAGATTTCGATGTCGAATCACTGGCAAAGTATGAGCTTACCGGCGGGCAGATCAATCTGATCATCAGGAACACAGCGTACAAAGTAGCCGTCAGAGAGGAGAGTGTTTTTACAAACCGGGATTTCCTCGAAGAGATCGAAAAAGAGCTCGGCTCCAGCTTTGACGGTGCGAAGAGTATGGGGTTCAAGGTATAAATGCGGTATTGTGGTCGGTGCACTGGATTTGGTTCGTCTTTTGGTCGATAAATCGACCCTACGGTTGCAATAACATTTGTAGGGTCGATTTATCGACCAAAAACCAACTCATATACTACAAAAAATACCAATCATGCCAAATCCCTCATTCAAAATCAACATCCGCACTGAAATCACACCATCGACTATGATATTCCCCCAGATCAACATATTTTTGAAACGATGAATACTCCCAATCTCCCACACTGTCTGCCACATTGTGTTTCACCGGATTAAAATGAATATAATCAAGATGCAATTTAAAATCTTTAGCATCCCGCAGGGTATGTTCATAATATTTTTTCTGCCAAACTGGTAAATACCCTTCTTTTCTTCTACTGTGAGACTGCTGAAGATGTGCATAGTATTTCGGATCACAATACTTTGAAAAATGTTGCTTGATCGTCCTGACAATGTGAGGATACTCTTTTGCACATTGAGGTGTGATGATCATATGCAGATGATCGGGCATAATGACAATAGCATCAATGTTGTAGTTGTATTTCAATTTACTCACACGGAAACTTTCTCGTAAAAGTTCAATATTTTGAATGAGAATGGGGTTCCTCATGTGGGTAACAATAGTAATGAAATAGCTGTATCCATCTTCAAATACATGTTTATAATTTGCCATGGGTCAATTGTAGTGTATGGATAATGACCTGTATGAAAAAATGTCGAATTGTCATATTTTTTATGCAGTTTGTTTGTGTTGGTCGATAAATCGACCCTACGGAAGGAACAATGTGTCTGTAGGATCGGTTGTCCAACCGTCAGGACAAAGTCAAATATTATATTGAAGCCCGTAATATCTGTAGGGTCGGTTTACCGACCACAAATCAATACAGCAAACAGAAGATCCAAAATCAACCGTAGGGTCGGTTCACCGACCAAAAGATCAATCAAATATCACAACGTCAAAACCCAAACCCACGTAGGGTCGGTTGCCCAACGGAAATGCCCTTTGGGTGCACCGACCATCAGGACAAAGTCAAATATTGTAGCAAAGCCCATAATGTCAAAGGCCGGTAAACCAACCCGACGGCACCATTTTATTTCACAACCTCCAGCTCTGTTCCCAGCAATCCGACCATCCCCTGTTTCACATTGAACGGGACGAAACCGTGTTTCTCCAAAATGCGTGATGCCGCTACACTTCTGTTTCCGCTGCGGCAGTAGACGACGATCTTCTTGTTTTTGTCGGCTTTGAGTTTGTCCAGGTTGGCTTCGAGTTTACCCAGGGGTATCAGTTTCGCACCCCTGATATGGCCGCTTTTGTACTCCTCTATGGTACGTACGTCCAGAAGGGTTACATTGTCGTCATTCAAGATGAGTGTTTCTGCCTGTTTGGGTGTGATGAATTCGAAATTCGCCAGTATCCATCCCTTAGTGTAGGCGAAGTAGAAGAGCAGTCCCGCCATGGCGACCCAGTAGAGTATATTGGTATATTTTTTCAAATTGGTTTCCTTATGAAAATTATAATAATCCCGATATTGTAACCACTTTTTTGTTTCACATGGTTACAGTCATCCTTTCCCCTTTGTAAAGAAAAATTTGCGCCCAATTAGTTTAATACTCTTTTAGATAGTATAAAAGTGATATTCTGAGAAAACTCTCAAATAACAAAAAGGGATAACATATGACTCATGTAATTACAGAACACCCGTATTTTGGTGTATTTGTTTTATTCGCTCTGACAGCAGTTGCATTTCCTGCAACACTGATGTTGGCACGTTTCGTCAGTAGAAAACTGGCCAAACTCGATACCGAAAAGCTTAAGCTTACTATATATGAATGTGGACCGGAAGTCACCAAGCAGCCGAACACGATCTCGGCGCAGTTCTATCTGATCGCACTTCTTTTCATCCTCTTCGATGTGGAGATCATTTTCATGTTCCCGTGGGCGATCGACTTTAAACTGCTCGGCTGGTTCGGATTTGCAGAGATGATACTATTTATTTTACTACTTGCAATCGGTTTTGTATATGCATGGAAGAAAGGAGCACTTGAATGGCACAGCATCAAGTAAATTACGCCTCAGCAGCAGGCTTGCCGATAGCATTGACTTCGGTAGACAAATTGGTAAACTGGGGGCGTTCGAACTCGCTCTGGCCGCTTACATACGGACTCGCATGTTGTGCGATCGAAATGATGGCGTCGGGTGCATCCCGTTACGACTTTGACCGTATGGGTACGATCTTCCGAGCTTCTCCGAGACAGGCGGATGTCATGATACTTGCGGGAACACTTTCCAAGAAGCACTCCGAGTTCGCAAGAAGACTTTACGATCAGATGACAGAGCCGAAATGGGTCATCTCGATGGGTTCATGTGCGAACACCGGCGGTATGTTCAACACCTATGCGACCGTACAGGGTGTGGACAGGATCATCCCTGTGGACATTTACCTTCCGGGATGTGCGCCAAGACCCGAGACGCTTCAGTACGCGTTGATGATGCTTCAGAAGAAGATCAGAAGAGAGTCTGCGAACATGAACAACAATACTAAACAGAACTTGAGGTTGGTGTAATGAGAAAATATACTCCCAAAGACAATGTACAGAAAAAATCGTACTATACGGACAGATATTGGGTCGCACCGCGTGTGCCGAGAGAAGAAGTGGAAGCAGGAAGCCACTTCGCCGATGTGGTCAAAGCATTGGGCCGAAAAGCCAAAGAGTCATATGTTTCTGTCGGCCAGCTTGTAGTACACATCAAGTCGACAGACAACTTCGATGTCATGAAAACCCTTAAAGAGAAATGCGGATATACACAGTGTTCAGAGCAGTCAGCTGTGGATTATCTTGCAAAAGACGGTGAGTTCGAACTCTTCTGGCAGCTGTTGAACGTAACAGAAGCAAAAAGAGTCAGAGTAACGACACGCATCAAAGAGAACGAAGCGATCGAGAGTATCGAACCGCTTTTCAAATCTGCGAATTTTGCCGAGCGTGAAATGTTCGATATGTTCGGTATCAAGGTGAACAACCATCCGTTCCTCAAGCGTATCCTTATGCCTGACGACTGGGAAGGACATCCATTGCTGAAGACCTACCCTCTTCACGGTGATGAATTCGCTTCATGGTATGAAGTGGACAAGATCTTCGGTAAAGAGTACAGAGATGTCATCGGGCCGGAGAACAGAGACCCAGCGCGTATCGACAGATACGATACACAGCGCTTCTCAAGAGTCGGATACGAAGTACCGTTCGGTGCGGATATCTCCAAAGGTGAGAAAGAACAGGCGATCGAGTACAGTGAAACGATCCTTGTAGATTACAACAAAGAGTCCGGTAAAACACTGGATGAGCGAAGATAAGGGGAGAGCATGCAACAACCAAATAAATTAACACCATTCTTCGAAAACCTCAATTTCGAGCGTGATGACAACACAATGGTGATCAACTTCGGTCCCCAGCACCCTTCTGCACACGGTCAGCTGAGACTGGTCCTCGAGCTTGACGGTGAGCAGGTCGTCAAAGCCTATCCGGATATCGGTTACCTTCACAGAGGTATCGAGAAGATGGCAGAGAACATGACGTACAACGAGTTCCTGCCAACCACGGACAGACTTGACTACATTGCGTCAACGTCGAACAACTATGCCTATGCATTGGCAGTAGAGAAGCTTTTGGGTATCGAAGCACCAAGACGTGCACAGGTCATCAGAACCATGCTGCTTGAGCTCAACCGTATCATTTCACACCTCTTCTTTGTCGCGACACATGCACTGGATGTCGGTGCGATGTCCGTCTTCCTCTATGCCTTCCGTGAGCGTGAATACGCAATGGACCTGATGGAAGACTACTGTGGTGCAAGACTGACGCACTCAGCAGTCCGTATCGGTGGGGTTCCATTGGACCTTCCGGACGGATGGATAGAGAATATGATCGCATTCTGTGACAAAGTGGAGCATGAACTGGAACATACCTATGAGGCACTCTTGACGGAGAACCGTATCTGGAGAATGCGTCTGGAAGATGTAGGGGTTATCTCTGCAGAAGATGCACTCAGCTGGGGATGTACAGGACCTATGCTCAGAGGATCCAATGTCAAGTATGATATCAGGAAAGAGGAGCCGTATGAGCTCTACTCCGAACTGGATTTCGATATTCCTGTGAGTGACAGATGTGACTCCTACGGACGTTATCGACTCTATATGGAAGAGATGAGACAATCTGTCAGAATCCTCAAGCAGCTCGTACCTATGTATAAGAAGAGCGAGCCTCAGCTGATGGCACATGCACCGCAGTATCTCTCTGCACCGAAAGAAGAGATCATGACTCAGAACTACGCGTTGATGCAGCACTTTGTGCTTGTCACGCAGGGTATGAGACCGCCAAAAGGCGAGGTTTACGTCCCGACAGAGTCTCCTAAAGGGGAACTCGGTTTCTACATCAAATCAGAGGGTGAACCGTATGCCTACAGACTGAAGTGTAGAGCACCGAGTTTCTTCCATACAGGACTGTTACAGGAGATCCTGGTAGGTACATACATTGCAGACGTCGTTACGATCATTGGTTCTACCAATATCGTATTCGGTGAAGTTGACAGATAGGAGAGACTATGAAAAGATATGATTTAAGACATTTACATGATGATTTCTATGACAGAATGGTCGAACTTATCGATAAAGGACTCAAGGTCGGCGAAGTGGGGATCTTCCTTTTTGAAGTAGGGGATTTCTCTTCCATCCAGAAGTCTGCAGATGTCATCAAAGAGACCGGACACGACCTGATGAATTCACTGAAGTTCAATGAAGTGGACTGGACCATCGTGGTCAAGAAAGTGGACGAAAAGGTAAGAAAAGAGAGAGCCGAGAAGATCGCTGCGGCAAAAGCGGCTGCGGAAAAAGCAGCCAAAGAGGCTGAAGAGGCTGCTGCGCTCAAGGCAGCAGAAGAAGCGAAAGCCAAAGAAGAGGCGGGAAAAGCTGCCGCTGAAGCGGCTGCAAAAGAGGTGGCTGAAGCTGAGAAAAAAGCGGCTGAAGAAGAGGCCAAGGCGAAAGCAGAAGCAGAAAAGGCAGCCAAAGAAGAAGCAGCGGCCAAAGAGGCTGCAGCGAAAAAGGCCAAACCTGCACCTAAAAAGCCGGTGGCAAAGAAACCGGCTGCAAAAAAAACCACATCCAGCAAGTCAAAGGCTAAATAATGTCTGGAATTGTATTCTCAACTTGGAGAGGCGAGTTTATCGACAACCGCGGTAAACCCTCTGACGAGTCGAGCCAATCCGAATTCAAACTGCCTGAGACCTATCATGGAGAGAAGAACTCCAAAGCGTTCATCGGCTGGGATGGTGTGGCCATTTTCGACGAGAACATCGATGCGGTGGAGCTTGCTTCGAAGTATGCGGCGCAGTATCAGGAGTATTCTGAAGCCTGCGGACGTTGCGCACCGGGCAGATGGGGCGGCAGGATCCTCTACGACCTTCTTGACAAGATCGCCCGTGGTGAGGGTTCTCATGACGATATAGCACACCTCAAAGAGATCAGCAAAACGATGATGGCGACTTCCAAATGCGAGATCGGCAAAACGGTTCCAAAGCCGATCCTCGATCTGATGGAACACTATAAAGATCAGTTCGATACCTGTATCGATGCGCAGATCCCTTCCAGACATTATGGAGGAGATACGGACTATATCGCCAAGGTGACCGCACCATGTACCGATATGTGTCCTGCACATGTGGATATCCCGGCGTACATCGAGGGTGTAAGAGATATGGTCTTTACGGATTCTCTGGCTGCGACAAGACAGACGATGCCTCTGGCACATACCTGTGGACGTGTCTGCCCACATCCGTGTGAAGATGCCTGTAGACGAGCCAACCTGGACGAGCCAATCTCCATTATGGAGCTGAAGCGTCTGGGTGCGGACTATGAAACGGACCACGAACTCAACTGGCTGCATCCGCAGGAGCCGAAGCCGCCGAGAAACGACGGCAAAAAGGTAGCGATCATCGGTGCAGGGCCTGCCGGTCTGACAGCAGCCTACTATCTGGCACTTGAAGGAATTCAGGTCGATATCTTTGAAGAGCTTCCGGTCAACGGCGGTGAAGTTGCCGTAGGTGTACCTGAGTACAGGATGCCTATCGACAAGTACAACAAAGATATCGAACTGGTCCTCAGTATGCCGACGGTCAGCATTGTCAACAACCACAGAGTGGATGCGGAACGTCTCAAAGAGATCGATGCAGAGTATGATGCCACACTGCTCGGGTTTGGTGCAAGACTTTCCAAAAAAGTACGTGCAGCCAATGAAAACCCGAATATGGGCGGATACTGGGGTGCGATCGCGATGCTTGACAAAGTGAACCTTTGGCACAAGTACGGTATCGGTGCTCCGGCCTCCAACGAACTCAAGGACAAAGTCGTTGTCTGTGTCGGTGGTGGATTCACCTCTATGGACGTCGTAAGATGCTCCATCCGTGAGGGCGCCAAGAAGGTGATCATGCTTTACCGTCGTGACGAGAAGACGATCATCAGGAACACGACCTATGAAGAGTACCATGAAGCGGTCGAAGAGGGTGTGGAGTTCATCTTCCACTCGGCGATCGAAGAGATATTCGATGACGGAGAGAAGATCACCAAACTCAAAGTGAACCGTTTCGAGCTTGTACCTGACCCCAATGGCGGACGTGCACAGCTTGTCAAGATCGAAGGCGGGGATTTCGAGATCGAGTGTGATTACCTTATCCCTGCGGTCTCCCAGGCGCTCGATACGCAGATACTGCCTGAAGAGTGGAATATCGAGATGACCTCCTGGAACAGTATTTTGACCAACGGTAAAGATTTCATGACGTCACGTCCGGGGCTCTTTGCCGCAGGTGACTGTGAATACGGCCCAATGACCATCGTCAACGCTGTCGGCCAGGCACGCCGTGCCGCTTCGGTCATCAGCCGCTATATCTATGACGGCAAGTGTTCGCTGACGGATGACGAGATCATGGAAGACCACCTTGCCAGACTCCGTGTCTATGATAAGAACGAGAAGATCACAGGCTGGATGCCGGGTCTTCCGAGAGCCGAGAGTGAAAAACTCGATGTAGATGAGAGAAAGACCAACAACAAAGAGGTCAATCTCGGATTTACGGGAGAAGAGGCCATCGCAGAAGCAGAAAGATGTATGCGGTGTTACTATATCTCCATGGTGGCGGTGTGATATGAGTGTACATAATTCTATGAATACCGGAAAAGAGATCACGGTCACCATCAACGGACAGGAGTTCAAAAGCACCTTTGGCAAG
Coding sequences:
- a CDS encoding DUF1566 domain-containing protein: MSRILLTLLTLSAFAMAEITMIRDTSTGLMWEDTPHVRETKITQPRAREYCSELRLGGFEDWRLPTIHELLTIVDYSRVSPAILKAFSYVEDESFYWTKTHVADEDDAFWGVNFKRGASSKASEYYDRYVRCVRDDK
- a CDS encoding ATP-binding protein; the encoded protein is MKYLIDFIETKDARKSAIYKHLKCTKTEADLVQYVCRRYVKGMEEVPVLELLQDNFSENGYAYLKRLDLVKNLIDLGWFIQMSFGQVKAHDPSQLELLNTSVTPSISLLRLLEEGSLELSLPEVKPYTDHLEYLQDQFDMVSLLHKIATFKQGFADNSLSIGRLKNKLTLLTTRIEERVKMTEAPIVVEEFFKEKGLDEKEKRIFLALLKEEYSGGEGQFRDMNTLIELISFDEYEKIKNRALLEDGAKLITEDIIDYEEILNMFGGVSRSFYLQEEVMQRIIHPKKKKKVTKLKLDALVQEQDLFEYLKPATTLDDVVLHPKTRETLNNVVKQVDKEVFKKLKEWGIKDKRKGIDARIIFYGAAGTGKTMTAMSLAKTLKRPILSFDCSKILSMYVGESEKNVRRIFDDFKELSKKAKVDPILLLNEADQFLSSRSEGAGSSADKMHNQMQNIFLEQIEKFEGILIATTNLLGNIDKAFSRRFNYKIEFKKPGKKQRLRLWQFMLPEKADYAEDFDVESLAKYELTGGQINLIIRNTAYKVAVREESVFTNRDFLEEIEKELGSSFDGAKSMGFKV
- a CDS encoding REP-associated tyrosine transposase, coding for MANYKHVFEDGYSYFITIVTHMRNPILIQNIELLRESFRVSKLKYNYNIDAIVIMPDHLHMIITPQCAKEYPHIVRTIKQHFSKYCDPKYYAHLQQSHSRRKEGYLPVWQKKYYEHTLRDAKDFKLHLDYIHFNPVKHNVADSVGDWEYSSFQKYVDLGEYHSRWCDFSADVDFE
- a CDS encoding rhodanese-like domain-containing protein encodes the protein MKKYTNILYWVAMAGLLFYFAYTKGWILANFEFITPKQAETLILNDDNVTLLDVRTIEEYKSGHIRGAKLIPLGKLEANLDKLKADKNKKIVVYCRSGNRSVAASRILEKHGFVPFNVKQGMVGLLGTELEVVK
- a CDS encoding NAD(P)H-quinone oxidoreductase subunit 3, with product MTHVITEHPYFGVFVLFALTAVAFPATLMLARFVSRKLAKLDTEKLKLTIYECGPEVTKQPNTISAQFYLIALLFILFDVEIIFMFPWAIDFKLLGWFGFAEMILFILLLAIGFVYAWKKGALEWHSIK
- a CDS encoding NuoB/complex I 20 kDa subunit family protein yields the protein MAQHQVNYASAAGLPIALTSVDKLVNWGRSNSLWPLTYGLACCAIEMMASGASRYDFDRMGTIFRASPRQADVMILAGTLSKKHSEFARRLYDQMTEPKWVISMGSCANTGGMFNTYATVQGVDRIIPVDIYLPGCAPRPETLQYALMMLQKKIRRESANMNNNTKQNLRLV
- a CDS encoding NADH-quinone oxidoreductase subunit C; translation: MRKYTPKDNVQKKSYYTDRYWVAPRVPREEVEAGSHFADVVKALGRKAKESYVSVGQLVVHIKSTDNFDVMKTLKEKCGYTQCSEQSAVDYLAKDGEFELFWQLLNVTEAKRVRVTTRIKENEAIESIEPLFKSANFAEREMFDMFGIKVNNHPFLKRILMPDDWEGHPLLKTYPLHGDEFASWYEVDKIFGKEYRDVIGPENRDPARIDRYDTQRFSRVGYEVPFGADISKGEKEQAIEYSETILVDYNKESGKTLDERR
- the nuoD gene encoding NADH dehydrogenase (quinone) subunit D — its product is MQQPNKLTPFFENLNFERDDNTMVINFGPQHPSAHGQLRLVLELDGEQVVKAYPDIGYLHRGIEKMAENMTYNEFLPTTDRLDYIASTSNNYAYALAVEKLLGIEAPRRAQVIRTMLLELNRIISHLFFVATHALDVGAMSVFLYAFREREYAMDLMEDYCGARLTHSAVRIGGVPLDLPDGWIENMIAFCDKVEHELEHTYEALLTENRIWRMRLEDVGVISAEDALSWGCTGPMLRGSNVKYDIRKEEPYELYSELDFDIPVSDRCDSYGRYRLYMEEMRQSVRILKQLVPMYKKSEPQLMAHAPQYLSAPKEEIMTQNYALMQHFVLVTQGMRPPKGEVYVPTESPKGELGFYIKSEGEPYAYRLKCRAPSFFHTGLLQEILVGTYIADVVTIIGSTNIVFGEVDR
- a CDS encoding NADH-ubiquinone oxidoreductase subunit E family protein, whose protein sequence is MKRYDLRHLHDDFYDRMVELIDKGLKVGEVGIFLFEVGDFSSIQKSADVIKETGHDLMNSLKFNEVDWTIVVKKVDEKVRKERAEKIAAAKAAAEKAAKEAEEAAALKAAEEAKAKEEAGKAAAEAAAKEVAEAEKKAAEEEAKAKAEAEKAAKEEAAAKEAAAKKAKPAPKKPVAKKPAAKKTTSSKSKAK
- a CDS encoding FAD-dependent oxidoreductase, coding for MSGIVFSTWRGEFIDNRGKPSDESSQSEFKLPETYHGEKNSKAFIGWDGVAIFDENIDAVELASKYAAQYQEYSEACGRCAPGRWGGRILYDLLDKIARGEGSHDDIAHLKEISKTMMATSKCEIGKTVPKPILDLMEHYKDQFDTCIDAQIPSRHYGGDTDYIAKVTAPCTDMCPAHVDIPAYIEGVRDMVFTDSLAATRQTMPLAHTCGRVCPHPCEDACRRANLDEPISIMELKRLGADYETDHELNWLHPQEPKPPRNDGKKVAIIGAGPAGLTAAYYLALEGIQVDIFEELPVNGGEVAVGVPEYRMPIDKYNKDIELVLSMPTVSIVNNHRVDAERLKEIDAEYDATLLGFGARLSKKVRAANENPNMGGYWGAIAMLDKVNLWHKYGIGAPASNELKDKVVVCVGGGFTSMDVVRCSIREGAKKVIMLYRRDEKTIIRNTTYEEYHEAVEEGVEFIFHSAIEEIFDDGEKITKLKVNRFELVPDPNGGRAQLVKIEGGDFEIECDYLIPAVSQALDTQILPEEWNIEMTSWNSILTNGKDFMTSRPGLFAAGDCEYGPMTIVNAVGQARRAASVISRYIYDGKCSLTDDEIMEDHLARLRVYDKNEKITGWMPGLPRAESEKLDVDERKTNNKEVNLGFTGEEAIAEAERCMRCYYISMVAV